The Malus sylvestris chromosome 12, drMalSylv7.2, whole genome shotgun sequence genome contains a region encoding:
- the LOC126594358 gene encoding uncharacterized protein LOC126594358, translating to MATASFLSGLKYSDSLTVVGISVCTAIICEAISWVLIYRTNSYKSLRSSIDKAAKKLETMKTDSSSAAKITKKSKTKKIDRVETSLKESSRDLSLFKFKSGAVVALVLFVVFGLLNSLFEGKPVAKLPFKPFGLVMKMSHRGLQGEDPTDCSMAFLYFLCSISIRTNLQKFLGFSPPRGASSGLFPMPDPKTN from the coding sequence ATGGCCACCGCCTCCTTCCTCTCCGGCCTCAAGTACTCCGACAGCTTGACGGTGGTGGGCATATCCGTCTGCACCGCCATCATCTGCGAGGCGATCTCGTGGGTCCTCATCTACCGCACCAACTCCTACAAGTCCCTCCGCTCCTCCATCGACAAAGCCGCCAAGAAGCTCGAGACCATGAAGACCGACTCCTCCTCCGCCGccaaaattaccaaaaaatcCAAGACCAAGAAGATCGACCGCGTCGAGACCAGCCTCAAGGAATCCAGCCGGGATTTGTCGCTCTTCAAGTTCAAGTCCGGCGCTGTCGTCGCCCTCGTCCTCTTCGTCGTCTTCGGGCTGCTCAACTCGCTGTTTGAGGGTAAGCCGGTGGCGAAATTACCCTTCAAGCCCTTTGGGCTGGTGATGAAGATGAGCCACCGAGGGCTGCAAGGGGAGGATCCGACGGACTGTTCGATGGCGTTTTTGTACTTTCTGTGCTCGATCAGTATTCGGACCAATTTGCAGAAATTCTTGGGCTTTTCGCCACCGAGAGGTGCCAGTTCCGGGTTGTTCCCCATGCCCGACCCGAAAACCAATTGA
- the LOC126592971 gene encoding uncharacterized protein LOC126592971, which produces MPGLAQRNDQFSDGSSPIYSLSSSNGFWSKHRDDVSYNQLQKFWSDLSPQARQKLLRIDKQTLFEQARKNMYCSRCNGLLLEGFLQIVVYGKSLKQEGTSGQLSCNRSRASKNQKDGGSSITNGCHDEIPDPSVHPWGGLTITREGSLTLIDCYLYCKSLKGLQNVFDSARARERERELLYPDACGGGGRGWISQGMASYGRGHGTRETCALHTARLSCDTLVDFWSALGEETRQSLLRMKEEDFIERLMYRFDSKRFCRDCRRNVIREFKELKELKRLRREPRCTNWFCVADTAFQYEVSDGTVQADWRHTFADTVGTYHHFEWAVGTGEGKSDILEFENVGMNGSVKANDLELGGLSACYITLRAWKLDGRCTELSVKAHALKGQECVHCRLIVGDGYVTITRGESIRRFFEHAEEAEEEEDDDSMDKDGNELDGECSRPQKHAKSPELAREFLLDAATVIFKEQVEKAFREGTARQNAHSIFVCLALKLLEERVHVACKDIITLEKQMKLLEEEEKEKREEEERKERRRTKEKEKKLRRKERLKGKEKDKDTECSEVNETPALDVVSKEESSLNAYEEPNSSISCKDSVSEADDQILSTPGSPEITDDQFQNDFIVSKSENNCHDSLDDEITNGRGDTGSFTVEQSKFSRRRLKFRREAQLEASLKWSDWRRYAAVSDSASVVSRSESRCNADNFETTSRGINGSNKQSRVNALKSNGRHSGPKFTEKFLSPSNRMSDRYEFNSCSCNKNTEYRAKVEPHVSAAIVGWEDKTASLSESALDTSKQFYHGNRYNQVGDVQVSCVRPKSKINSGDNPGRDLVHPKKIWDPLYTRSNSDSDVTLRSSAFKDEDKIMKSPGDICTGEDGADTGEIYEDKNLKESRKSSTGMAVNCQSEFHAGAQDSCNPAKPTYEEIGLCPVSSVLSSIDSASNGTSDPTVSSCTSNSDNCSSCLSEGDTHTTSSNHGHQESSSTSDSEDASQQSGGKETSLFIQNGFRECHDVGMENNQNEKRGESMESRTPIGPSLSGAGSNVFGSPTKIAQIFDSGLSAVNVGSQHHGMLSSMHNQNVQFPVFQGPSTMGYYQQSPVSWPAAPANGMLTYPNHYLYAGPLGYGINGNSGFCMQYPVQHVPPLFTPGPVPIYQPVINREEQNQISTPCMQDSPNEADTESVDPSGAYSRQAPPTGERAQDDNSGKLHTINDGFSLFHYGGPVANPPGYMPSEEQTVVDSPLKCSDHVDNDQACYKKEATIEEYNLFAASNGIRFQFF; this is translated from the exons ATGCCCGGTTTAGCTCAGAGAAATGACCAATTCAGTGATGGTTCGTCGCCCATTTACTCACTGTCTTCATCCAACGGATTTTGGTCCAAGCATCGCGACGATGTTAGCTACAATCAGCTCCAGAAG TTTTGGAGTGATCTGTCGCCACAAGCTCGACAGAAGCTTCTCAGGATTGACAAGCAAACACTATTTGAGCAAGCTCGGAAGAACATGTACTGCTCTAGATGCAATGGGTTACTGCTTGAAGGTTTTTTGCAGATTGTCGTGTATGGAAAGTCTTTAAAGCAGGAGGGAACAAGCGGGCAACTATCCTGCAACAGGTCAAGGGcctcaaaaaatcaaaaagATGGTGGATCAAGTATTACCAATGGGTGCCATGATGAAATCCCAGATCCATCTGTCCATCCTTGGGGTGGTCTAACCATAACGCGTGAGGGGTCTTTGACACTTATTGATTGCTATCTGTATTGTAAGTCTCTCAAGGGACTTCAAAAT GTGTTTGACAGTGCACGCGCAAGGGAACGAGAACGTGAGTTGCTTTATCCTGATGCATGCGGTGGGGGAGGTCGGGGTTGGATTAGCCAAGGAATGGCAAGTTATGGCAGAGGACATGGAACAAGAGAAACATGTGCATTGCACACTGCCAGGCTTTCTTGCGATACATTGGTAGATTTCTGGTCAGCACTTGGAGAGGAAACTCGACAGTCTCTTCTTAGGATGAAGGAAGAGGATTTTATTGAGAGGCTCATGTACAG GTTTGATAGCAAGAGATTTTGCAGAGATTGCAGAAGGAATGTTATTCGTGAGTTCAAGGAGCTAAAGGAGCTGAAGCGCTTGCGGAGGGAACCTCGCTGCACTAATTGGTTTTGTGTTGCAGATACCGCATTTCAGTATGAG GTATCTGATGGCACAGTACAAGCTGATTGGCGCCATACTTTTGCCGACACTGTTGGGACATACCATCATTTTGAGTGGGCTGTTGGAACAGGTGAGGGAAAATCTGACATTCTGGAATTTGAAAATGTTGGCATGAATGGAAGTGTGAAGGCTAATGATCTAGAGCTCGGTGGTTTAAGTGCATGCTATATTACCCTGAGGGCTTGGAAACTAGATGGCCGTTGCACTGAGCTTTCTGTAAAAGCTCATGCATTGAAGGGTCAAGAATGTGTTCACTGTAGGCTTATAGTCGGAGACGGCTATGTAACAATCACAAGAGGAGAAAGTATTAGAAGATTTTTTGAACATGCTGAagaggcagaggaagaagag GATGATGATTCCATGGACAAAGATGGAAATGAACTGGATGGAGAATGCTCCCGTCCGCAAAAACATGCGAAGAGTCCTGAACTTGCTCGAGAATTTCTTCTAGATGCTGCAACTGTTATTTTCAAGGAACAG GTGGAAAAAGCATTTAGAGAAGGAACAGCTCGTCAAAATGCACATAGCATCTTTGTTTGTCTTGCACTAAAGCTGCTGGAAGAACGAGTTCACGTTGCTTGCAAAGATATAATTACGCTTGAAAAGCAG ATGAAGCTtctagaagaggaagaaaaagaaaagcgtGAAGAAGAAGAGCGCAAAGAGAGgagaagaacaaaagaaaaagagaaaaaattgcGAAGGAAGGAGAGGttgaaagggaaagagaaagaTAAAGATACGGAATGTTCTGAAGTAAATGAAACTCCTGCTCTTGATGTTGTCTCAAAGGAAGAATCATCACTAAATGCTTATGAGGAGCCTAATAGTTCCATTAGCTGCAAGGATTCAGTTAGTGAAGCTGATGATCAGATTCTATCTACGCCTGGATCGCCTGAGATTACTGATGATCAGTTCCAAAATGATTTTATCGTttcaaaaagtgaaaacaattGTCATGATAGTCTTGATGATGAAATTACCAATGGAAGAGGCGATACTGGTTCTTTTACAGTTGAGCAATCAAAGTTTTCACGACGGAGATTGAAATTTAGGAGAGAAGCTCAACTAGAGGCATCTTTGAAGTGGTCTGACTGGCGCAGATATGCTGCTGTTTCAGATAGTGCTTCTGTGGTTAGTAGATCCGAGTCGAGATGTAATGCTGATAATTTTGAGACTACATCAAGGGGCATCAATGGATCAAACAAGCAATCAAGAGTGAATGCCCTGAAGTCCAATGGTCGACATAGTGGTCCTAAGTTTACTGAGAAGTTTCTTTCCCCAAGTAACAGGATGAGTGACAGATACGAATTCAATTCTTGCAGCTGTAACAAAAACACTGAATATAGAGCAAAGGTAGAGCCCCATGTTTCTGCTGCCATAGTGGGATGGGAGGATAAAACTGCAAGTCTGTCAGAATCTGCATTAGATACGTCCAAGCAATTCTATCATGGTAACAGGTATAACCAAGTAGGAGACGTGCAAGTTAGTTGTGTAAGACccaaaagcaaaatcaattctggGGACAATCCTGGTAGAGATTTGGTTCATCCCAAGAAAATTTGGGACCCCTTGTATACTAGAAGTAACTCAGACTCTGATGTTACCTTGCGGTCATCTGCTTTCAAGGATGAAGATAAAATCATGAAGTCACCTGGTGACATATGTACAGGTGAAGATGGGGCAGATACAGGTGAAATTTATGAGGATAAGAACTTAAAGGAATCAAGAAAATCCAGCACAGGAATGGCTGTCAACTGTCAGAGTGAATTTCATGCCGGAGCACAGGATTCTTGCAACCCAGCGAAACCCACTTATGAGGAGATTGGATTATGCCCTGTCAGTTCTGTACTTAGCTCCATTGACTCTGCATCAAATGGAACTTCTGACCCCACTGTGAGCAGCTGCACTTCTAATTCCGATAACTGCTCATCATGCCTAAGTGAGGGAGATACCCATACAACGTCGTCAAATCATGGACATCAGGAATCTTCGTCTACATCAGATTCAGAAGATGCCAGCCAGCAATCAGGAGGAAAGGAAACTTCTCTATTCATTCAAAATGGTTTCCGAGAGTGCCATGATGTTGGCATGGAGAATAATCAGAATGAAAAAAGAGGAGAGTCTATGGAAAGCAGGACACCGATTGGTCCTTCACTGAGTGGAGCAGGGAGTAACGTTTTTGGGAGTCCAACAAAAATTGCTCAGATTTTTGATAGTGGTTTGTCTGCTGTTAATGTGGGTTCTCAGCATCATGGCATGCTTTCTTCGATGCATAACCAAAATGTACAGTTCCCCGTTTTTCAAGGTCCTTCAACAATGGGTTACTATCAACAAAGTCCAGTTTCATGGCCTGCTGCTCCAGCTAATGGAATGCTAACATATCCAAACCACTACTTATATGCTGGTCCTCTTGGGTATGGTATAAATGGAAATTCAGGCTTCTGCATGCAGTATCCTGTGCAGCACGTACCTCCATTGTTTACCCCTGGCCCCGTTCCAATTTATCAGCCAGTCATCAACAGAGAGGAGCAGAATCAGATATCTACCCCGTGTATGCAAGACTCTCCCAATGAAGCTGATACAGAGAGTGTGGATCCATCTGGAGCATATTCAAGGCAAGCACCACCAACTGGAGAAAGAGCGCAAGATGATAATTCTGGAAAATTGCATACGATTAATGATGGCTTTTCCTTGTTCCATTATGGGGGTCCTGTTGCTAATCCACCAGGATATATGCCTTCGGAAGAACAGACCGTTGTGGATTCTCCTTTAAAATGTTCGGATCATGTTGATAATGATCAGGCGTGTTACAAGAAAGAGGCGACCATTGAAGAATACAACCTGTTTGCAGCAAGTAACGGTATAAGGTTTCAATTCTTCTGA
- the LOC126592500 gene encoding probable protein kinase At2g41970 gives MMCCGGAEEENFGPPANQYTAPPRGGNTYGGGGGGGNDRGEPRGSNRVKSGAPQKVLPIEIPSMSLDELNRLTGNFGQKALIGEGSYGRVFHAKLSNGKAAAIKKLDTGSSQEDSDFSAQLSTVSRLKHEHFVELMGYCLETNNRILIYEFAAMGSLHDILHGRKGVQGAEPGPVLSWNQRIKIAFGAAKGLEYLHEKVQPSIVHRDIRSSNVLLFDDHVAKIADFNLTNQSSDTAARLHSTRVLGTFGYHAPEYAMTGQITQKSDVYSFGVVLLELLTGRKPVDHTMPKGQQSLVTWATPRLSEDKVKQCVDPKLNNDCPPKAIAKLAAVAALCVQYEADFRPNMTIVVKALQPLLNAKPAGPESNA, from the exons GCAATGACAGGGGAGAGCCAAGGGGTTCTAATAGGGTCAAAAGCGGAGCTCCACAGAAGGTCTTACCGATCGAAATACCATCTATGTCTTTGGATGAACTAAATAGGTTAACGGGTAACTTTGGTCAGAAGGCTTTGATAGGAGAAGGTTCTTATGGCCGGGTTTTCCATGCAAAATTGAGTAATGGTAAGGCTGCTGCAATAAAGAAATTGGATACAGGTTCATCACAAGAGGACTCTGATTTTTCAGCACAA TTATCAACAGTGTCAAGACTTAAGCATGAGCATTTTGTGGAGTTGATGGGGTATTGCTTGGAGACAAATAACCGAATTTTGATATATGAGTTTGCAGCCATGGGATCTTTACATGACATATTACATG GAAGGAAAGGAGTACAAGGGGCTGAACCGGGTCCAGTTCTTAGTTGGAATCAGAGAATTAAAATTGCCTTTGGTGCAGCCAAAGGCCTTGAGTATCTCCACGAAAAGGTTCAACCTTCAATTGTTCACCGCGACATCAGATCTAGCAACGTCCTGCTCTTTGATGACCATGTTGCCAAAATTGCGGACTTCAACTTGACAAATCAGTCATCAGACACAGCAGCGCGACTGCACTCGACTAGAGTCTTGGGAACATTTGGCTATCATGCTCCTGA gTATGCGATGACAGGACAAATTACTCAGAAGAGTGATGTTTACAGTTTTGGGGTTGTTTTACTAGAGCTTTTGACAGGGAGAAAGCCTGTAGATCATACAATGCCGAAGGGGCAACAAAGTCTTGTTACTTGG GCAACTCCAAGATTGAGCGAGGACAAAGTGAAGCAGTGTGTTGATCCCAAGCTAAACAATGACTGCCCACCAAAGGCAATTGCTAAG TTGGCAGCAGTGGCAGCACTTTGTGTACAGTACGAAGCTGACTTCAGGCCAAACATGACCATCGTTGTGAAGGCTTTACAGCCACTGCTAAACGCAAAACCTGCAGGCCCAGAGTCAAATGCCTAA